ATTCGGATAGGCCTGAGTTCATCAACCTTCCTACCGTCAACCCTCAAGCCATTTTCATCAATCAACCTCATTGCCTCCATAAAATCACCACTAATGATACATTATTGTTGCTTTCCGTTCAAGCCAGAACGGGTCATCGACTCGAGGTATTCTTTGACTCTTTCGGTCAAACGAAGTGTCTGAGCTCCCTCTTCTATCATCTTTATTGCTCGGATCGCATAAACGATGTTCTCAATATCCCCATCTAACCAAATTCTCCCATTCTGTCCCACAAAAATCCTGCAATTCGTGTAGCTCTTGATCATCTGTATCATCGAGCCGCCCTTACCGATAACGCGTGGCACTTTGCTGTGGGATATATCGATAATCTGACCGCCCTGCAATTTTCTCAAACCTTGCTCTTTCATCGTGACCTGGACCCTCTTCGTTTCATCGACAAGCAGAACCTTTGCAAGGATCGTATCACCGACATTGAGATACCGTGCAGTGTCGCCGAATTCCACCTTCCATGGCACTTCAGTGACGTGTAAAGGAGCGGGATAGGGAGAATTAATATCAACGAGCCAATTCGATGGACCGATATCAACGATCTTACCTATGACAGTATCTCCAGGCGATGGGATGTAGGGGCCTCCCAACGGAATGACGTTAACAAAATTCGATTTGATGCTCTTGATTCCGAGCTGAGAGGCATAGATCTTACCATTTGATACGTATGTCCCATCACCCGGTTTGAGCTTTCCAGAATCAAGCAGATCGCCAGGAACGACAATCTCCCTGACGGGCTTCGCTACGTTCTCCTTTTCCCTATTGAAATCTCTTTCACCTTCTTTCATGTTCTCGTGTCTCACTTTCATTCTATTTTGGTAATGATTAATACTCCGCAACTCACTTGAGGATCTTCGTTTCCACATTGCCTCTTGTTTTTTCATTGAGGCGATTTAAAAACTCATCTCTCATCCCAGCGGGGAGCTCAACAATGCCGATCCAGCTGCCATTTGGTTGCCATTCCTCCCTCGTAATCTTTCCCATCTGCGTAATATCCTCGTAACACCGGCCATACTCATCGCCAGAAAGTCTGACGGCAATTCTCACCTTGTCAAATCGAATTGGGATGATTGGGCGCAGTGCTTCAAGAACGGTTTTCACCTGCATTTCAACAGGCTTGAATGGATCAATATGAACTCTCGCCTCCTCCATCGCCAATTCGATTCTCTGAGGTGGATGAGGTGCTCCCGTTTGCGGGTTGATTGCATTTCTCGCGATCTCCGCGATGATTCTCTTTCGCTTGCTTTCCTGCATTTCCCTGCGTTGCTGAGTCGTCAGCTGCACTTCGCCTTTGAGAATGATTTGCTTCGCAACTTCAACAGGATCGGTCGTTCCGAAGACTTCCTTGATCTTCTCCTCTGAAGGATGCGTGCCTTTTCTGGCATTGCGAAAGATTTCATCAATCACCATGTAATCGGTCAATTCGACTTCCTTTCCTTCCCTGATTAAATTGACAACTTTCGGATCGATGAGAATTTCGAAAGTCTCGCCGTGGGATTCGAGACGAGCGATAATCGCTTCCTCAATATCGACCATCTACACCCCGATTACAAAGCGTTTGCCTTTTCAACGTATGCCTCGACTTCTGACTCTTCCATACGCCTGAACTTCTCACCACGCCTGACGATTCCGATCTCTACAGCCTTTGGATTGAGTTTTTCCTCTTCGGTCGCCTTTTTCAGCGCCTTAAGACCAAGCAGAATAGCAGCTTCCATGTCCATGCCTTCCTGGTACTCCTCTTCGAAAACTTCCATGACGACATTTCTTCCTGCTCCAATGCTCCCTGCTTTATAGGAAACTAGAGCCCCGCTCGGATCAGTCTCGAAGAGGTGTTCGCCCTGCTCGTCAACTCCCGCTACGAGTAATGCCGTTCCGAATGGTCTAACACCACCGTATTGCGTGTAATTCTGTTTAAAATCGCAGATACGCTTCACAAGGGCTTCAACACTAATCGCCTCGTCGTAGGTGATCTTGTTGATCTGCGCGATAATCCTCGCTTGATCGACAAGAATTCTTGCATCAGCAACAAGACCCGAGGTCGCGCAACCCATGTGATCGTCAATCTGATAGATTTTTTCGATCGACTTTGGCTCCATCAATCTGCTCGCGATCCTCTTGTCCACGATTAAAACGACGCCGTCCTTGAATTTCAATCCTACAGTGGTCGTTCCTCTCTTCACAGCTTCACGTGCGTATTCTACCTGGAAGAGCCTCCCATCAGGCGAGAATACCGTTATTGCTCGATCATATGCCATTTGACCTGGCTGCATATCATCACTCCTTCCGTCTCGGTACGAGGGAGCCTAAAGTTCTCCACCAATATATATGTATTGCTGCGAAAATGTATTGCCAGCCTCAGAAATAAGGTTGGGAGAATCGGATTATGCCGAGTCGAAATGAACACAAGTAATCATTGCCACCTCAATCGACGCAATCGTCAACCGACCGATATTTGAAAGTTCGAGATCTTAAGGATTTCAGCGTCCCCGATGTTTTCAACGTTTCGATGTTACAACAGCCTTTTTCGAGTTTGATGTGATTCAACATCTCAATCGCCTTTTCCTTTTCCAGATTAGAACAACGAATGATCCCATAATTTCCATCGAACTCAATGATCTTCGGAATTCTTGGGAGATAACCTATGTACGATTCTTTCAAAAGTGTCTCAAGCTCTTCCAATGAAATTCTTTCATTTCCTGTGATCCTAAAAGCGATGTATCTCCTTCTGCCCCTCATCGTTTTTGGGACCATTGACAGACTCACCGAATACGATCGATCTCTCCGTTGGGCTGGAATTCACGACCCAGAAATTGATTTGACTTGACACCAGTTAAAACGACCATTACGCGGACCTTACCCTCACATTCTGGCTCAACCGAACAACCCCAGATAATTCGCGCCACAGGGCTGATCGTCTTGCTTACAATTTCGGCTGCCTTTTCAGCCTCGCTGACAGTCATGTCGGGGCCACCAACAATGCGAACCAGCGCTCCTCTCGCTTCGTGGAGGTCGAGCTCGCCGAGCAACGGCGATGAGAGTGCCTCCTCAACCGCGCAATCGACCCTTCCTTCGTCCGCATCGGATTCGCCGATGCCGATCATCGCAACTCCGCCGTTTTTCATTATCGTCATGATATCATTGAAATCCACATTGACAAGACCAGGCTTTGTAATAATTTCAGTAAGACCCTTTATTGATTGCACAAGTACCTCATCTGCAACCTTGAATGCTGCCTCAAGCGGCAATTTCGGAACGATCTCCAGCAACCTGTCGTTCGGAATGACGATTGTCGTATCACAAAACTCCCTCAACCGATTGAGACCTCTCAGTGCATTCTCCATTCTGATCTTACCCTCGGCCTTGAATGGCAAGGTGACGACGCCCATGACCAACGAAGCTCTCTGACGCGCGAGCTCAGCGACAACTGGTGCGGCACCGGTGCCCGTCCCGCCTCCTAGCCCAGCCGTCACGAAGACTATATGCTGGCCGTCGAGATACCTTGCTAACTCTTCTCTTGCCTCCTCAGCGGCCCGCATACCAACATCGGGAATTGCACCAGCTCCAAGACCTCTTGTTAGATTCCGCCCGAGAAGAACCTTATTTGGCGCAACAATCGATAATAAATGCTTCGCATCGCTGTTCGCTGCGACCAAGGTGGCCCCGACGATACCCGCTTGGTAGAGCCGCCTTATTGTATTGGAGCCACCGCCACCGCAACCAATGATCGCAATTTTAACCTTCAGCGTCTCGACGATTCGCCTCAGCTCTTCGTCATCTGCGGTTGTCTGGCCAGAGGAAGTCCGCTTATCATCTATTTCTGTAAGTCTTCCTTCACCTGTTTCCAAAACCCTGTCTAAAATCGATTTCATCGTGCACCCATCCTATTAATATGACTTTATCTAGATGCCAGTATTTAAATCCGATCATGAGGCCATTGAGCAGGAATTCTGATCCTTTTGAAAGGCCTGTAATCATTGCTGGAATTAATTTCACCATCTGGAGAAAACGAAACGGGTTAAATCAATTCGAAAACCGTTCCACAATACATACAGATTGACTCATCGGGTTTTAACTCATGCCCGCACTCAGGACATTTGTTGCCGAAAACTGCTCCACACCTGTCGCATACATCCGCGTTCTCGATAGTAGCACCACAAAGGGGGCAGATATCGAGTTCATATCTTTCGAAGACTTCGCCGCAATTCGAACATATATTATCTTGCTCTCGAACAAATGCTCCACACGAAGGACAAAGAAATATCTCCCCTTCATGTACGAAGATCGCGCCACACTTGCAGGAATCACTGGTTAAGGGATTTTGAGTGCCACAAATTGGACACTTGAATGAATCGACTAACTGCCTATCAACTTTATTGCCAGCAGCAAACAATGTTTTTTCCTCGTTCGAAATCAACTTCCATTTTGAATTATCATCTGAAAAGATTTCTTCGCAATAAGGACAGAATCCAGTACGCTGAATACAAACCAAATGAAAGATTTTACCGCAACTGCAGACCGCATAGTCCAGTCCATTCTTTATCCTTCCGAGGCAGATCTGACATACAAAAGGCTTATTCTTAGAACCTCGGATCTGCACTTTTGGCCGAGTTGATTTTGGCGCTCGCCGTAGGATTGCATATAAATCGTGCAAAGATCCCTTTACCCTCGATGTAAGGCTAACCGGCTCAAGGATTTTTGATTTAGCCATATAAAAAAGAATTATCAGTACTGAGGTAATCGCAACAACGACAAGAAGGACCGAAACGATCACAAAAACGAGGACTACCTCTTCAAATTAAATCTGTTCTTCCATAATTATCTTCGGTGATTATGAGGTTTGAAAATCACATCCCGAAACTTCGAACGATTGTCATAATTCGCAATCCTTACCTTACACGTCGGCAGTAGCAGGCAAGATCATCCGATATTTCGAGAATCGTTCCTGCATTCTCCCCTTTTTGTCACATAATAAGGAAGTTCTCTAAGATGCTTGCTTCGACAATACTCGATTTACATTCAAAGATCCTCGAAGTGCTGATGCTTTGGAATCAAGGTTTAACGCAATAACGCAACGTTTTTGCCAATAATTCTCGCGAGAATCAAAACATTCTTTCGAACGGAAAAGGCGCCTATTCAACAATTGTCGAAAATTATATTAACCATCGTTGATCTCGGTCTTTCGAAGCGCCCGAGGTGAAATGCCATAATGTTAAAATACACCAAGCCTTTTGTCTACAAACCCGAGAGATTGAAAGATCGTCAAAAAGAAGAACAATCGCAAAAGTCGAGTCTGCTTTTTAAAGCAGGAGGCGGCCTCGGGGGCGAATGATGTGAACTCGCAAACGGATGCCAAAGTGGGCGTGTTCATCTGCAAGTGCGGTGCAAATATCAATAGCGTCGTTGACTGTGAAAACGTCAGAGGTTATGCATCTCAATTGCCTGGCGTGACTTTTTCAATTTGCAATGATTACCTCTGTTCCCCAGATGGTCTTTCGCAGATGAGAGAAGAAATTAGAAAATCAGGTGTCACTTCTGTTGTCGTCGCAGCTTGCACGCCAAGAATATGTGAAAAGATTTTCCGAGATAATATCGAGAAAGCTGGTTTAAACAGAAATATGTTGCATATTACAAACATCCGGGAACAGTGTTCATGGGTTCATGCAAACGAGCCATTCAAAGCGACGGAAAAAGCAAAAAATCTCGTCAAAATGGGTGTGAGCCGAGCAAAAACACTGGTACCTGCTGAGGGCGTCGACGTTGAATTAAAACAAGAAGTGCTCGTCATTGGGGGAGGAGTTGCCGGTGTTGAAGCGGCATACAAACTTGCGGAACTCGGTTTTAAAGTGCATCTCGTCGAAAGGAAACCGATGCTCGGAGGTAACATGGCGGCCATGTTTACCTGCCTACTCTGGTGTCACGAGGCGCCGGGGAAACCTCAATCGCTCAACTTTAGATTTGGAACATTTCCAGCGTGTGACTGCTCGGGCTGCACGATCATGCCAAAATTGAATGATGTCATTACGCATCCGAATATCAATATTCTTCTGCTTTCTGAGGTCAAAGAAATCGTTGGACATGTTGGAAACTTCAGAGTTAAAGTCCTGAAAAAACCACGGTACGTAGATGAAAAGAAGTGCGTGGGATGTGGCAATTGTGCCGTCGTTTGCCCAGTTGTCAAGAAGAATGAATACGATTATGGCCTTTCAGAGAGAAAAGCGATCTTTATGCCTTATCAGCAGGCACTTCCAAGAAAATACGTGATTGATAAAGAAGCATGCCTTCGTTTAAAGGGTCAAGAATGCTCAGCATGTCTCGAGGCTTGCGAATTTGAAGCGCCGAATTTCGAGGATC
This region of Methanomassiliicoccales archaeon genomic DNA includes:
- a CDS encoding S1 RNA-binding domain-containing protein, which gives rise to MKEGERDFNREKENVAKPVREIVVPGDLLDSGKLKPGDGTYVSNGKIYASQLGIKSIKSNFVNVIPLGGPYIPSPGDTVIGKIVDIGPSNWLVDINSPYPAPLHVTEVPWKVEFGDTARYLNVGDTILAKVLLVDETKRVQVTMKEQGLRKLQGGQIIDISHSKVPRVIGKGGSMIQMIKSYTNCRIFVGQNGRIWLDGDIENIVYAIRAIKMIEEGAQTLRLTERVKEYLESMTRSGLNGKQQ
- a CDS encoding zinc-ribbon domain-containing protein; amino-acid sequence: MIVSVLLVVVAITSVLIILFYMAKSKILEPVSLTSRVKGSLHDLYAILRRAPKSTRPKVQIRGSKNKPFVCQICLGRIKNGLDYAVCSCGKIFHLVCIQRTGFCPYCEEIFSDDNSKWKLISNEEKTLFAAGNKVDRQLVDSFKCPICGTQNPLTSDSCKCGAIFVHEGEIFLCPSCGAFVREQDNICSNCGEVFERYELDICPLCGATIENADVCDRCGAVFGNKCPECGHELKPDESICMYCGTVFELI
- the psmA gene encoding archaeal proteasome endopeptidase complex subunit alpha → MQPGQMAYDRAITVFSPDGRLFQVEYAREAVKRGTTTVGLKFKDGVVLIVDKRIASRLMEPKSIEKIYQIDDHMGCATSGLVADARILVDQARIIAQINKITYDEAISVEALVKRICDFKQNYTQYGGVRPFGTALLVAGVDEQGEHLFETDPSGALVSYKAGSIGAGRNVVMEVFEEEYQEGMDMEAAILLGLKALKKATEEEKLNPKAVEIGIVRRGEKFRRMEESEVEAYVEKANAL
- a CDS encoding ribosome assembly factor SBDS, producing the protein MVDIEEAIIARLESHGETFEILIDPKVVNLIREGKEVELTDYMVIDEIFRNARKGTHPSEEKIKEVFGTTDPVEVAKQIILKGEVQLTTQQRREMQESKRKRIIAEIARNAINPQTGAPHPPQRIELAMEEARVHIDPFKPVEMQVKTVLEALRPIIPIRFDKVRIAVRLSGDEYGRCYEDITQMGKITREEWQPNGSWIGIVELPAGMRDEFLNRLNEKTRGNVETKILK
- the ftsZ gene encoding cell division protein FtsZ; this translates as MKSILDRVLETGEGRLTEIDDKRTSSGQTTADDEELRRIVETLKVKIAIIGCGGGGSNTIRRLYQAGIVGATLVAANSDAKHLLSIVAPNKVLLGRNLTRGLGAGAIPDVGMRAAEEAREELARYLDGQHIVFVTAGLGGGTGTGAAPVVAELARQRASLVMGVVTLPFKAEGKIRMENALRGLNRLREFCDTTIVIPNDRLLEIVPKLPLEAAFKVADEVLVQSIKGLTEIITKPGLVNVDFNDIMTIMKNGGVAMIGIGESDADEGRVDCAVEEALSSPLLGELDLHEARGALVRIVGGPDMTVSEAEKAAEIVSKTISPVARIIWGCSVEPECEGKVRVMVVLTGVKSNQFLGREFQPNGEIDRIR